In a single window of the Dryobates pubescens isolate bDryPub1 chromosome Z, bDryPub1.pri, whole genome shotgun sequence genome:
- the LOC128899483 gene encoding inositol 1,4,5-trisphosphate receptor-interacting protein-like 1, whose translation MTWGAVLFAAIAGVLILLFWLWRWLRKTRPEADSGGSEKEILDNNTDKKDKEEEEGSDREGVENKQQGNRITSGCIEWPGQIMMSRSRVVKELVDDLLRFLRTRLSNSFVPVLQPAIGVGSAFEGWSPCEADDAVYQLLVPLEPPAGHSFHRELATLGRIPARDYRIRVVLECACRVRNMLCFIHSPKHHVRMKNRPPYMLDFLCTELYLDVEKLALWFRRLVKQACVALPRARHYKMEVLPYSQRTCQLRLTSGSGSRLCIEVLFGVQLGCTDIFLTSHSANDTYIRSTIWQLSYAVAESKFFSHMTSQVPQGSFHLRCLHLCTRMLKGMEFSPYTLKTIVMHFLNTRPLPSWCRRGCFWQVVDILNFLHHCLEQKQLNHFFFGNKNMPEEIILPEHFQQSEPFNILQHVLKNPYVHPRALRLCEQLQKDLMKRLPD comes from the coding sequence atgacctggggagctgtgctctTTGCTGCCATTGCTGGAGTCCTTATCCTCCTGTTTTGGCTCTGGCGGTGGCTCAGGAAAACAAGGCCTGAAGCAGACTCTGGTGGCAGCGAGAAGGAGATCTTGGACAACAACACagacaagaaggacaaggaagaagaggaaggcagTGATAGAGAAGGTGTGGAAAATAAGCAGCAAGGAAACAGGATTACTTCGGGGTGCATTGAGTGGCCTGGGCAGATAATGATGTCCAGGAGCAGGGTAGTGAAGGAGCTGGTGGATGACCTCCTGCGATTCCTGCGAACGCGCCTCTCAAATAGTTtcgtgccagtgctgcagcctgccataGGTGTGGGCAGCGCCTTCGAAGGCTGGAGTCCCTGTGAGGCAGACGACGCTGTCTACCAACTGCTTGTgcccctggagccccctgctgggcacagcttccACCGGGAGCTTGCCACGTTGGGGCGGATTCCAGCCAGGGACTACCGCATCCGTGTGGTGCTGGAATGTGCCTGCAGGGTCCGGAACATGCTGTGCTTcatccacagccccaagcatcACGTGCGCATGAAAAATCGGCCACCATATATGCTGGACTTCCTCTGCACCGAGTTGTACCTAGATGTGGAGAAACTTGCCCTCTGGTTCCGGAGGTTGGTGAAGCAAGCCTGCGTGGCATTGCCTCGGGCTCGTCACTACAAGATGGAGGTGCTGCCATACAGCCAACGCACCTGCCAGCTGAGGCTGACAAGCGGCTCTGGAAGTCGCCTCTGCATTGAGGTGCTCTTTGGGGTGCAGCTGGGATGTACAGACATCTTCCTCACCAGCCACAGTGCAAATGACACCTACATCCGCAGCACAATATGGCAACTGAGCTACGCTGTGGCAGAGAGCAAGTTCTTCAGCCATATGACCAGCCAGGTGCCACAGGGCAGTTTCCATCTCAGATGCCTGCATCTCTGCACCCGCATGCTGAAGGGCATGGAATTCTCTCCCTACACCTTGAAGACAATTGTCATGCACTTCCTGAACACCAGACCTTTGCCCAGCTGGTGCAGAAGGGGCTGCTTCTGGCAGGTGGTGGATATTCTAAACTTCCTGCACCACTGTCTGGAACAGAAACAGCTCAACCATTTCTTCTTTGGCAATAAAAACATGCCTGAGGAGATCATCTTGCCCGAACACTTCCAACAGTCTGAGCCATTTAACATACTGCAGCATGTGTTGAAGAATCCATATGTCCATCCCAGGGCATTGAGACTGTGTGAGCAGCTTCAGAAGGACCTCATGAAAAGGCTCCCAGACTGA